Proteins encoded within one genomic window of Silurus meridionalis mitochondrion, complete genome:
- the ATP6 gene encoding ATP synthase F0 subunit 6 produces MALNLFDQFMSPTHLGVPLIAIALTLPWILVPSPTNRYQNNRLISLQNWFIKTFTHQLLMPLNQGGHKWAMILASLMIFILTLNMLGLLPYTFTPTTQLSLNMGLAVPLWLATVIIGLRNQPTVALGHLLPEGTPILLIPVLIIIETISLFIRPLALGVRLTANLTAGHLLIQLISTATITLMPMMTTVAALTAVLLVLLTLLEVAVAIIQAYVFVLLLSLYLQENV; encoded by the coding sequence ATGGCACTAAATCTATTTGATCAATTTATAAGCCCCACACATCTGGGTGTTCCCCTAATTGCTATTGCCCTTACCCTGCCTTGAATCCTTGTGCCTTCTCCAACCAACCGCTACCAAAATAACCGACTAATCTCTCTCCAAAATTGATTCATCAAAACTTTCACCCACCAGTTATTAATACCATTAAATCAAGGAGGACATAAATGAGCAATAATTTTAGCCTCCCTAATAATTTTTATTCTTACTCTAAACATACTAGGGCTTCTCCCCTACACCTTTACCCCTACAACACAACTATCCCTAAATATAGGCTTGGCCGTTCCACTATGACTAGCCACAGTTATCATTGGCCTGCGAAATCAGCCAACAGTGGCCCTAGGCCATCTCCTGCCAGAAGGCACCCCAATCCTACTAATCCCCGTACTAATTATTATTGAAACCATTAGCCTATTTATTCGCCCGCTCGCCTTAGGGGTCCGACTTACCGCCAACCTAACAGCCGGACACTTACTCATCCAACTAATCTCAACCGCAACCATCACTCTAATGCCTATAATAACGACCGTGGCAGCACTTACCGCTGTACTTCTAGTGCTCCTAACTCTCCTAGAAGTTGCAGTAGCTATCATCCAAGCCTATGTTTTCGTACTTCTACTAAGCCTCTACCTACAAGAAAACGTCTAA